tcacacaggacaccgaattggacaggagaagtactccagatataacaaactgacccagccccccgacacataaactactgcagcataaatactggaggctgagacaggaggggtcaggagacactgtggccccatccagggacacccccggacagggccaaacaggaaggatataaccccacccactttgccaaagcacagtggtgtctgcatcatggtatgggtatgcttgacatcggcaaaGACTGGGATATTTTTCAGGATGAAAATAAActggatggagctaagcacaggcaaaatcctagaggaaaacctgcttcatctgctttccaccagacactgggagaggaattcacctttcagatgGACAATAACCAACAACACAAAGTCAAatctacactgaagttgcttaccaagaagacagtgaatgttttgacttaaatctgcttgaaaaccTATGGCAAGACATTAAAattgctgtctagccatgatccccaATACCTTGATAGAGCTTGACGAATTTTGAAAAGAACAACAGGTGAATATTGcccaatccagatgtgcaaagcccTTATGCATTCGCTGCCAGAGGTGTgtcatgtattgactcaggggggtgaatacttatctaatcaagctATATTAGTGTTTTCATTTTTCATTCATCTTTTttttaatgttgtgttgtgtagatcgttgacaaaaaaagtacaattaaatacatttttgtccCACTTTGTAATATattaaaatgtgaaaaaaaatccAAGGGGGTGTAGATTTTCTATAGGCACTGTATCTGTAACCAAACTGCAGTCGTTGACATCAAGTGATAAGAACCCTATTAGTTTTCCATTCTAAAGCCTGAGTATAAGCGCCATGTAGCCTTTAGTCCATTTAGCATTTTTTCATAGTAAGTTATTATGGACACACTGGAGATGGTGTAGTGAACGTAGTGAACGTAGTGAAAAGTGTTGCATAATGTCTGGTAAATAGTTGATCTGTATTTCAGTAGATTAGCAATCTGTTGGTTTTAGAATTGATACAATGTTGCTGATTTATCCTGACTTGTAATGAATATTACTGTATGCCTAAGACAAACACAATAAGGTGTGCATGATGAGTGTTGATTTCAGCAGAAGAAGGAAAAGTAGATGATTAAAAACCATACTTCCCTAATTCTATTGATGGAATCATCTGCACCTGTTAAAAAAACCTTGTGTAACTTGATTGCACCTTCTGAACCACTAGGGACTGCTAATGCACACATCGCAATTTTTAACAGCATTTGTTGATTTCATTTTCACACTCGATATAATATTTCAGTAAATCAATGTGGGCCACACCGTCTAGTCACTGTTGCAACCATATGTTGTACAGATATCACAAATTTTAATAAATAGATATGTGTTGCTTAACTGGAAATGACCTATGCATTATGGGTCAGATTTTTGACCTGAGTCATAAAAGCTACCGTTAATGATTCATAGTTCAAGTATATGTATTTGTCTTGTCCGCAAATCCCAACTCCTCCCTCTCCAAATAAACAAGGGATTTTTGAGAAGTTCATTTATTAGAAGCTGCCGACACGTTTTAAATATCAACGGACTGACTCCTGAAGTTCCCCTTTCAGGTTCGCTGAGTGTGAATACAGCGGATATCTTGCCTGGATGGGTAGATTAAAAGATTATGGACACAGTGCAACAAAGATGCACAGATTTGATCTATCCATATCCCTAGCCTGCACTATGGCATATACTGTAAAACCGCTGTCTACACTCACTGAACTAGACCATACATTTATATAACTAGACAGTTTTGGaattgaaaatacattttaacttactgcatactgtgtgtgtgtgatgggtgcatgtgtgtgcgtgtgtatagatgtgcgtgtgcttgtgtgggGTTTCCTCTAGGTGACTCGTATTGTTCGAAAGCTAGAAACCACTATCTAAACGTTCTCCCCCTCTAGCTTTCTTTCCATTGTACACATTAACATGGTCAAACTTCTGTCAAAAGTAAACTATAAATCAAAAACAACAACCATGCAACCAATAATACAGGCCCTCTTGACTCCCTCTATTTACTAAATGTATTTGTATAGATTGTGATCAAGTACATGTTTTGATTACAACATCACAGCTATAGTTATAACAATTAACCCATGGCAGGAAGATTGAGGTTGACATATTTACCTGAGAGCGgtctgtgcgtgcgtgggtgtgtaTGAGTGCGTGTCTGTGCCAAGGGGTTTACATTTACCCATAAAGCAGCTGTGCGGGCTGCTTTATCTCTTCAAACAAAGAAGCATTTTTCTTCCCCTTCTCTGCAGGCTCTATTGAAAAGGTCTGTTTATATCAACACCAATGAGGGAAGGGCAGTGTAACCGCAACACGGTTGACACCGATTCAACTTCTTTATTTACTGCCACTCAATGAAAATCAAGAAGTACCAAAGGCACTGACACAGATTAAATCAGTGGAATAAAGTTTGTGAGGCCACAGCATTGTAAAACTATATCAGTGAGATCATGTTATGGTCTGAGTTATGGATGTGGATGTTGCATGTTGAGTTtcttttgtttttgttattttgtttaattTTTGTTCTGCAAGAATGTATTTTTTTCTCACTATATCAAAGTAATTGTAGATGCCACTGGTTCCTATTAACGGAGTATGAATACATGTTAATTTGAGACAGTCAATGTTAACAGTTTAGATAGCCTTTGGCTTGTGGTTAGAGAAAATGTAACCACAAGTACTATTTAGAAAAAAATATGATGTATATCTCTGAGATTGTTTTAGATATAATTTCAAATGAAATAATACAGAATGAATAACTTAATTTATACTTTTTCCATTTTAAGTTTTAGCCAGTGAATTCATGGGCATAGACTTGTGAATATGAGTCACTTATAATTATATCCTGGCTTatcctgcctagttaaataaaggttaaataaaataaaaaataaaaatatatccaCAACAGGAAAAAACTGTTCcacatattttttaaattaattttttattttttactgttcCACACATGGCCACTAGGAAGTAGTAAAGACTGACATCACACCATGTCAgaaaattataataatacatCTAATTTAGACAATCCTTCAGTTCAAAGAAAAAAACGGTTTATGTATGTACTTCATAGAAAGTAACATTAACATTTATAATTGTTTATAACAGAGCGAGAATTAAGGTTGGGAATGTTTGCTGAGTAACCAATGTGTGTTTCACAAGGAATAAAAATGTCAAAGGGACCTTTTCTTATCAAATATATTTCCCCCACAGCAGCCAATGTAGGAAAATATTGGAGCACAGAACACAATCTGAGTGCATTCAATTCTTTAGGGCTTGCAGAAGACCTCTATTTATTTGCCATGTTGAACAGGAAATCAATCTCTAGGGTTTGCAGACAAATAGTAGTTGTTGTTCTGTATTACAAAAAACTGAGCAACAGGGGGCAGTGCTGTGTGGTTACTGTAACTCCAGATATCCACACctgctatatacagtgccttgcgaaagttttcggcccccttgaactttgcgaccttttgccacatttcaggcttcaaacataaagatataaaactgtatttttttgtgaagaatcaacaacaagtgggacacaatcatgaagtggaacaacatttattggatatttcaaacctttttagcaaaattattcagcccccttaagttaatactttgtagcgccactttttactgcgattacagctgtaagtcgcttggggtatgtctctatcagttttgcacatcgagaaactgacatttttttcccattcctccttgcaaaataactcgagctcagtgaggttggacggagagcatttgtgaacagcagttttcagttctttccacagattctcgattggattcaggtctggactttgacttggcgattctaacacctggatatgtttatttttgaaccattccattgtagattttgatttttggatcattgtcttgttggaagacaaatctccgtcccaggtcttttatttatttattgtttttaacttttttaactgggcaagtcagttaagaacaaattcttagtttcaatgatggcctaggaacagtgggttaactgcctgttcaggagcagaccgacagatttgtaccttgtcagctcggggatttgaacttgcaacctttcggttactagtccaacactctaaccactaggctaccctgctgccctgctgccccttttgcagactccatcaggttttcttccagaagggtcctgtatttggctccatccattttcccatcaattttaaccatcttcgctgtccctgctgaaaaaaagcaggcccaaaccatgatgctgccaccaccatgtttgacagtgggtatggtgtgttgagggtgatgggctgtgttgcttttacgctaaacataacgttttgcattgttgccaaaaagttcaattttggtttcatctgaccagagcaccttcttccacatgtttggtgtgtctcccagttggcttgtggcaaactttaaacaacactttttatggatatctttaagaaatggctttcttcttgccactcttccataaaggccagatttgtgcaatatacgactgattgttgtcctatggacagagtctcccacctcagctgtagatctctgcagttcatccagagtgatcatgggcctcttggctgcatctctgatcagtcttctccttgtatgagctgaaagtttagagggacggccaggtcttggtagattagcagtggtctgatactccttccatttcaatattatcgcttgcacagtgctccttgggatgtttaaagcttgggaaatctttttgtatccaaatccggctttaaacttcttcacagcagtatcttggacctgcctggtgtgttccttgttcttcatgatgctctctgcgcttttaacggacctctgagactatcacagtgcaggtgcatttatacagagacttgattacacacaggtggattgtatttatcatcattagtcatttaggtcaacattggatcattcagagatactcactgaacttctggagagagtttgctgcactgaaagtaaaggggctgaataattttgcacgcccaatttttcagtttttgatttgttattgaaatatccaataaatgccgttccacttcatgattctgtcccacttgttgttgattcttcacaaaaaaatacagttttatatctttatgtttgaagcctgaaatgtggcaaaaggttgcaaagttcaagggggccgaatactttcgcaaggcactgtaagctTTGGCCCTTTGCTGATTTGCAGCTGAGTCACTATACAGATTAATATCCACTAATACATTTGATCAAAAACTAACATAGTCACTGAGTTTGCCCACTGTGACACAGAACAAGAAATTATACAATACCCCTTGAAGTGGCTCAACTATAGTcataactggtgtgtgtgtgtgtgtgtgtgtgtgtgtgtgtgtgtgtgtgtgtgtgtgtgtgtgtgtgtgtgtgtgtgtgtgtgtgtgtgtgtgtgtgtgtgtgtgtgtgtgtgtgtgtgagtgtgtgtgtgtgtgcgtgggcgtgcatgcgtgtgtgttattttatagtgcaTTGACAGGgacaaaaaataaacaacaaaCAACGATCTGATTTTTAAGATATTTTAAAAGTGTAATTTCCTGTGAATTTACAGAGAAACAAATATTATTGCTCTTACAAATCTCTTGAGCTCTTACGTGGACTGAGGTAGCACAGGAAATAGATAAAAAATGTCACCAACCTTTATAATACTACTTAGATGCAAAGAAACGCATTGTGTAAAATCCAGTATGTACTTGGTGGAATAGTTTAGAGTAGATTTTAAAAGACCTGGGTTATATGGCTGCTGGGGCTCACAGGATAGGGGTTTGCTACTTTCTGCAGTAAGCCACAGCCCCATAAGCTAATACTCCCACAATAGCCACCATTGCAGCACCTCCACACAGCAGCACAGGTAGCTCAGTGGCATGTAGCGATGTAGCAAGCTCAGcctctgtcttttctggtggaacCTCCTGTGTCACTGGTGGGATTTCCTGTGTCTCCTGGGCAGTGTGGAGCGAGGCCAAGGTCTCTGGTTGGCTGTTAGTTtggctctggtctggtggctgtggTACTCCTGGTCCTAGGACCGGGGGAGGGTGGAGCTGCTCCTGCATAGAGTATTGGAGCTCTGAATGTAACTCAGCTAGTGTAGGTATTGAGGGGACAGGAGTAGAGGAGGCAGAGGGGGGCTCTAGCTTCCAAACTGGCATGGGCATAGAGGCAGTGGTGGCGTGGGATACTTCAACAGGCTCCTCCTGGACAAATAGCTCCTCAGCCACAGACATAATTAAATCCATATTCTCTTGGTGGTCAGCTGACACCTCAGATGAAGGTAATAATTCCTGGGTATCCAGCTCCTCTTCCCTGAACTCAGAcatgtctcctcctcccccaagcacactcatcacacaggcctgcagctcctcctcttcccccaggctcccgtcttcctcctcctccgcaAGTATCTTCTCCTCCCGCTCTAGGTGGACCATGTCGGAGATGGAGGAGTGGTTCTCGCTGCGCTCCTCAGCTAGGTGGACCACTCCGTCGCTGCTGTCCAGGCTCTTGGTGTCCTCGGGGTCCATCATGTCTCCCACGGTGGACCAGGACTCAGCCAGGCTGCTCTCTGTCTGCCAGGGGCCAGACCCGCCACTGTCTCCCTGGCTCGGCTGTAACGTGGCGGTGCCCAGCCAATCAGGCTTCTGCTCTCCAGACAGGGAATTGACCTCACCACTGTCCCCCCCTCTGGACACTGCTGGGACCTTGCCCTCCAGTCTGAAACCTGGCCACTAGAGAGACACAACAGACAACCAACCATTAACATGAAAACATATAGGATAATATTGTTCAGAAAATAAATTAAATTCCTAAAATCAACAATAAATTAATCAACTATATTGAGTTGAATATAAAACCTTTATAACTACTTAATCGTTGCTAGAATGATTGTGTGTTTTTATGACACAGAATCTCATAGCGTCTGTTTCTGATCTCTTGCCAACTGCTTATGGAATTGTTTGGCTTGAAAATGGCAGCAATAGAGTTGGCAAGAGCACACACCATTCTGGGACTAGGCTATCTCATAGCTGTGGTCCCTGGAAAAGGTTAACCAATATATTAGAAGATGTCCTTCAGTGACGTGGACCGATCAAGTTCTGTGTGGAAAAAGTAGCACCCTCTGCTCCGTGTTGCAGCATTCTTTTCTATATATAGCCTGGCCCTCACATGTCTGACTATGTATAAGCCCTATATATGTATTTCCATTTCAGCCAGAGGACATTGCACTTGCGCAAAACGTTACAATTAGAAAAATACAGTCCAtgcgaaaagtattcagaccccttgactttttcaacatgtTGTAATGTTAAAATCTATTTCtaaattgttttcccccctcatcaatctacacacaataccccataataagcaaaaacagctttttagaaatgttttctaaTTCATATttcaaaaaatgaaatatcacatttacataagtattcagaccctttactcagtactttgttgaagtacctttggcagcaattacagcctcaagaacctctcaagctctgtcaggttggatggggagtgtcgctgggcagctattttcaggcctctccaaAGTCCATGCTTTAGCTCGGCCACTCACAGTGGCTCACTTACagtggcatttttcctattttgttgccttacaacctggaattaaaattgattttgaggggtttgtatcatttgatttacacaacatgcctaccactttgaagatgcaaaatattttttattgtgaaacaaacaagaaataatacaaaaaaacagaaaacttgagcgtgcataactattcacccccccccccccccaaagtcaatactttgttgagccaccttttgcagcaattacagctgcaagtctcttggggtatgtctctataagctctatttttgtccattcttcaaggcaaaactgctccagctccttcaagttgtatgggttctgctggtgtacagcaatcttttagtcataccacagattctcaattggattgaggtctgggcttttactatgccattccaagacatttaaatgtttccccttaaaccactcgagtgttgctttagcagtatgcttagggtcattgtcttgctggaaggtgAAGCTTcgccccagtctcaaatctctggaagaatgaaacaggtttccctcaagaatttccctgtatttagcgccatccatcattccttcaattctgaccagtttctcagtccctgccaatgaaaaacatccccacagcatgatgctgccacaactatgcttcactgtggggatggtgttctcggggtaatgagaggtgttgggtttgcaccagacatagcattttccttgatgaccaaaaagctacatttttgtctcatctgaccagagtaccttctttcatatgtttggggagtctcccacatgacttttggtgaacaccaaacatattttcttatttttttctttaaacaatggcttttttcttgccactcttgcgtaaagcccagctctgtggaatgtacagcttaaagtggtcctatggacagatactccaatctctgctgtggagctttgcagcttcttcggggttatctttggtctctttgttgcctctctgattaatgtcctCCTTGCCTGGCCCGtgggttttggtgggtggccctctcttggaaggtttgttgtggtgccatattctttcaattttttaataatggattatTAAAAAattgtgggatgttcaaagtttcagatatttttaatacccaaccctgatctgtacttctccacaactttgtccctgacctgtttggagagctccttggtcttcatagtgccacttgtttggtggtgccccttgcttagtggcgttgcagactctggggcctttcagaacaggtgtatatatactgagatcatgtgacagatcatgtgacagttagcttgcacacaggtggacttcatttaattaattatgtgacgtctgaaggtaactggttgaaccagatcttatttagaggcttcatagcaaagggggtgaatacatatgcacacaccattTTTCCGTTGTTtttaatttttacattttttaaatttcacttcaccaatttagactattttgtgtatgtccattgcatgaaatccaaataaaaatcaatttaaattacaggttttaatgcaacaaaataggaaaaacaccaaggggggtgaatacttttgcaaggcactgtaaggacattcagaggcttgtaccgaagccactcctgcattgtcttggctgtgtgcttagggttgttgtcctgttggaaggtgaacctttgccccagtctgaggtcctgcacgctctggagcaggttttcatcaaggatctctctgtactttgctcggtTCATATTTGCCTCGACcctggctagtctcccagtccctgccgctgaaaaacatccccacagcatgattctgccaccaatATGCTTCACCTTcgggacggtgccaggtttccttcagatgtgactcttggcattcaggcaaaagagttcaatcttggtttcatcagtccagagaatcttgtttctcgtggtctgagagtctttagctgcctttttgcaaactccaagcaggctatcatgtgccttttattgaggagtggcttccgtctggccactctacgatAAAGGCCTAAttgatggagtactgcagagatggttatccttctggacagttctcccatctctacagaggaactctagagctctgtcagagtgacctttggagtccttggtcacctccctgaccaaggccattctcccccgattgctcagtttggaatGGCAGCCAGCTCTCAGAAGAGTCTTGCTgattacaaacttcttccatttaagaatgatggaggccactgtgttcttggtgaccttcaatgctgcagaattttttgggtacccttccccagatctgtgcctcgacacaatcctgtctcggagctctacggacaattccttcgacctcatggcttggtttttgctctggcatgcactgttaactgtgggactttatatagacaggtgtatgcatttccaaatcatgtccaatcaattgtatttaccacaggtggactccaaacaagctgtagaaacatctcaagtaggatcaatggaaacaagatgcacctgaactcaaaaTTCAggtctcgtagcaaagggtctgaatacttatgtaaataacgtatttgtcattatggggtattgtgtgtagaatgttttttaaatccattttagattgTGGCAGCACTCTTCATCCTCTCATTGTACCCTTGTCTTTCAGTCCATCCTTTCTATTCAAATGTCACTGTATGTATTTGTTCATTCCTTGTATATTGAGATGGAATGCATCTGTCCATCATTGAGTGACCCTGATTAATCATTGTGCATGCGTGTAATCTCATCCCAGGCACAGAGTCAAAACACTGAGATCAAGTCAGAGCCATTTATTACATAATGAATAAGCATAGAACCACAGTGACAGAGGACATTTATATCGGTCACCTTTATCCATGTTTATAATAAATATTTCCTGATTTGATCAATATTGAATGATCAAACAGCTCATGCACGTGTGCCATGCTACTTGTGTTCTTCTGTACAGTTACAGAACGCATTGTGTGTTTGTCCTGAGATCGACTGTCTCTGAGAGGCACATCAGCAGAGACTGTGGATTAAATATCTGTCGGCTAAAGCTGAGTGCAAACTGTTTGGGTGGGGGAATCATTTTAAATACCTAGAATATCTACACATTGGACCTAGTGTTTGCAGTGCACCCAACAAGAAGCACACTTGTGTAATAGTTGAGTCATTTTATGAAAATCATCACTGATGGCACCAGCCTCCACACATCTGGAACTCATGTCACTGTCATTCCAGGCAAAACAAATTCTCATCAGTCCAAAGTCACGTTTCCAAGTAGCCACTAATTTCTTACAACCCTACCCTGT
The genomic region above belongs to Oncorhynchus masou masou isolate Uvic2021 chromosome 27, UVic_Omas_1.1, whole genome shotgun sequence and contains:
- the LOC135515418 gene encoding bcl-2-like protein 13, with amino-acid sequence LQRVCHPLCRCVLSPDFLSECTSLTLFQHLSLAYNFQHFTERSQWPGFRLEGKVPAVSRGGDSGEVNSLSGEQKPDWLGTATLQPSQGDSGGSGPWQTESSLAESWSTVGDMMDPEDTKSLDSSDGVVHLAEERSENHSSISDMVHLEREEKILAEEEEDGSLGEEEELQACVMSVLGGGGDMSEFREEELDTQELLPSSEVSADHQENMDLIMSVAEELFVQEEPVEVSHATTASMPMPVWKLEPPSASSTPVPSIPTLAELHSELQYSMQEQLHPPPVLGPGVPQPPDQSQTNSQPETLASLHTAQETQEIPPVTQEVPPEKTEAELATSLHATELPVLLCGGAAMVAIVGVLAYGAVAYCRK